DNA from Aphis gossypii isolate Hap1 chromosome 3, ASM2018417v2, whole genome shotgun sequence:
TATATAAATAGACATTTAGAAATTCTTaacgaaaataaattctattgaCTTCATTACTTTCAAAACATGATATCCTTCTGTTCCTCCACCCGGAATTGGAGTACTATTTGCAGAtcccattttattttaaacgtttaatttaacttatgtCTTATAAGTGCATTCGTGTAGTAcagtgaatataaaaatagtaattcatttaaattagaaaaatttgtttctattaaattttcacttACTAGTTAGTATATAGTTGTAGTAAATGACGTGTAACTAGAATGTATTATCtcttatcatatatttatatatgattatcaaatgattatacataaggtaatataatatcacatgaAATTTCATCTATTCTGTGGTATTATCATCAGCAACAATTAATATGCCATGtgtattgaattttgttaagaaaaatatttgaatttgaatgcttaatgcttattatattgcgtaatttttatgtattttaacttattttatcagcaacgaaaaaaatttttaacggATGAATTAATCAAAACGTGTTATAtggtacttatttaaaaacataactacTTAAACTTCtaacttaacaaaatataatttaatatttattatgtttttttagtaCTTTACTACCTACTTTAGTATTTACTGTTAGTACTTAGCAGTTGTTAATTGTTGCTGTTATAGACACTTataacaattcaatttttagttattttaaatttaaaatgcctGTTTTATGTTCTGCAAAATGTGGTAAAAACGCAGTGTTAAAGgtaaagtaaataatgatgattgataaaaaataatattagatattacacATGTTTAAACCACAGATTAAGTGTATATCTTATTCTatggttttaacaaataataataatgatcaatCAGTTTTAAACTAAGTTTTcgaacttaattatttattataaaaataacttaataatattaatgttattactaacatatataataaattatattttagcgcCCCAAAACTGGAGATACATTATGCAAAGAATGTTTTTATTGGGCTTTTGAACTTGAAATTCATAGCACCATCACAAATGGTAAACTATTCAAAAAGGGCGATGTTGTAGCAATTGCAGCTTCAGGTGGAAAAGATTCAACTGTACTAGCACAAGttcttaagattttaaatgatcgctataattatgaattaaaattagtgtTATTGTCTATTGATGAAGGAATTACTGGTaatgttgtaattatttaatttaatttaattaatgtcttatatactttatactaaattaaaattcctaTACTCCTAggcatttttttgaaacatatgTAACTTGTTGAGTTAAAAACGATGGTGCAatcagaatttattaaaaataataaagaataattactgaaaaaaaaaaatcgttaatttttttgtgggacttagtaattttgtaggtgaaaattagaattattgaGCAGTGATGCCCACATTGCCACTAGCTCGCTGTGCTGTGCTCAGAcaaaaagaaattgaaaatatcccTTTTcaagttgtataaaattaccATGGGTAGAcctcaaagttaaaaaaaaaagtgaaaatattacaaaaaactaCCTACTTCTATTGGCTATAAATTTAGGATGCCtggtaaaatagaaatataccatatttaaatttctttttttcttattatttgtaaaacaacTTTGAAAAACTTACCAATTTTTTCATGCTGTGaaatttattgtatcaaaCACTACTTCACGGTGAAATTTTGCCCAAATGCCCAATTTAcagcaaaatattaaagaaacattaaatatacattatagtgcAAAACTCGAGGTCCTCGGCGCAGCTACTTATTCcgcttattaatataaacataaaatcgtaaactttaaaaagctataacttaaaagtaaatcCAAGCGACAAATTCTGATTGCACCATCCTTCTTAACTCGTCAAGTTAGTTAAGTTTCaatgaaaacaaatcaaaTCGGTGAGCAAGCACTAAACAGCATTTATaccaaaagttttaattattacaaaaaaattatcatgttttatatcagttaataaattattatttagattaatgcTCTCGagtttaagatattatatgatattttaataggttatAGGGATGATAGTCTAAAAACAGTACAAGAAAATAAAGATGAATATCAAATGCCGTTAAAGATATTATCATATGAAGAGTTATATGGTTGGTCAATGGACAAAATAGTTGCTGAAGTTGGCCGTAagaataattgtacattttgtgGTGTATTCAGAAGACAAGCTTTAGATAGAGGTgcaatgttattaaatgtgAACTGTATTGCTACTGGTCACAATGCAGATGATATTGCGGAAACTGtactaatgaatattttaagaggGGATGTTGCAAGATTACAAAGATGTGTAAATATCATTACTGTAAGTATAActaaagattataaattataatacttgagTGAGCCTCCAGGGGATTTAaagcatttaataaaatttaactcgttgaaacatttttagtatacctttgtaatatttttttttttgtataaatatgttccacatttttaatcaccatatttaaaatataaactattgttaCTACTtagctttaaataattaaaataatgggaCATGGGATGGTAGAGTATTTTGCTGCAGTCACTGAATGGTGCGATCGTCAAGCATTTATGGCATTGCAAACTCTTTAATAGATGATTACCTGTGATCTTAATGATGAAGTTATATCTCTTATACGGGAACTAGAGGTGGGAATTTTCGGTCGTTTAAATCAGATCAGTCTAGTACTCTAATGATTCAGTAATTTCGGTCTAGCATCAAGTATCATTCTTATCATAAGgtgaattaattttcttatgaaatatgaatcaGTCAATCAGTAGCAgagatttattgtaataaaatgttgtagaCTGTAGTTTCAACTCGATCGATCCAATTCTGGCTGAaagaaaagttttattaaaaaccgtCAAACGACTTAAAGATTGATTTGACCGAATACTTTTTGGTACATCATTCGGTCGCAATTCGGTCACTTGAATGATTTGTTCAGTCGTGACCGATCTACCTCTAATGGGAAcccttttttcaaaaactaaaaccAACCAGCCTACCATATCATATTTTaccataacaaaataaattttcacagCTAATGGCCATAGTTATCAAagcttaattaattataaaaaacaattaaatttattgtattgaatcattattttacatgactaaaaattattaaatattgaaattctatctttattttaacaaaatgaatataaataattattgtaaaggtgtaaaattttattactatacattaattattagatcACAGAAGGCACTATTCCTCGATGTAAACCTTTAAAATACACGTATGAAAAAGAAATAGTAATGTATGCATATTTCaagaaattgaattatttttcaactgaATGTATTTTTGCACCAAATGCATACAGAGGATATgctagaacatttttaaaagatttagaAAGATTAAAACCATCATCAATTATGGATATAATTCATTCtggtactatttatatttataaatattatataattatatttttctctactatttgtaactatttgtaaacattttaaggtGAGACAATGTGTATTAAAAAGAATGTAAAGTTGCCGGACATTGGTGTTTGTACTAAATGCGGATTTGTGTCAAGTCAAGATATTTGTAAAGCTTGTATGTTGTTAGAAGGATTAAATCGAGGATTACCTAAACTTGGAATTGGCAAAAGCAGTAAAGCTCATAAAGCATTGGCATCATTACCAGACCCAAAGCTActacatttttgatatatacatttgtatatattataatgtgaagAGTACgatatttgtacatattacaatctttataataattaaagaattgtgaatttgtattaatatatatattttttgttgtattttatataatgtgtttctcatcttgtatattatttaaatgttaattacctGTATGTAAAGAATTTTTCCCAAGACTACTGAGATTATGTGAAATTGGATATTGGATAGTTGCTGGCTGGgtctgtgtattatattatttagtacatgtaccaaataataattagttacatttttaatttttttgtttaatttgctacaataaaataaatgtatcaatTTCAGTCAAAAGATTCAATCCATCTCCATAGTATAATCAAGGTCTATATTTCAGTCTTATGGAATATTAATTTGTCGCTTTGATTGGATGAATTGATAAAAGTTGATTcaacatattttctaattaattctTATGTCTTATCATGTAAATTTGTTGAGTAATGAGTATTATACCACAGAATaccaatgtattatgtattatgtatatgtgtcaataccaatattatatagataatgcctataatttttacataactatAAACCAACTATCAAGTAGCTTTTACACTAAGAGTATTTTGTCTGATATTTATcaggaaataaaaacaagtcattattatgcatacaaCATACTTACTTACttattttgctataactcaaaaactaatcgatgtaaatacttgaaattttcaccaaatgattatattagtgCTCTCcgtatacagttaaattttcaaagaattttgagttttttttgaactatttatagacaattgaaattttcaatttttctaagtatttttttttttaaataacgataaaaattttttggctgaccagaaaatcttgaaaatttaatataagatttttcataagtttagcttacaataattataaaagaacttaaattttggtgtattcagaccattaaaacataaaccacctttttcaccaacaactggaaattatatcctaggctgacaaatcatcttcgttcagaatcgtttttcgtatacaatgatacctatcattgcattcaaatttaacctaccctagacCGAGGTCCATCCCaccacctaatgtacagcagaatgGTATCCTacacttgcccactttttttttaaagattttccTGATCAGAAACTACTGGgaacttgaaaaattaatccCTCCTctcaaatcatttttattacacatttacatcTAAAGACAATGGTATGGTGAATTTAAAGTCCAGTATTCCAACCACTTTAAGAATGTTTTCTCAGTAGAGTagcatattattgtcatttgtaAAACCTGCCAatcgaatattatatctacattcTTATTAAAGTTTCCTTTGAACATTGTATTTCGCTAACTTAAGCTGGAACTAACACtatgtattactatattatgttataatatttaaaataattatttataaattatatagataggtacttaactGTTTTATAAAGATCTAGCAGTGTAATATCTACtttaaagtatacatatacaactTTAGTTTATAGCAGTGGTTTTCAACCTTTTTTACAATGCAACACTCCAATCCATATTATATCaccaaatatcaataatatcatgagtaaatgaatacttataaaagtattaatacattttttgtggcGCACCCATTAAAAACTACTGGTATATAGAGAATGcagcaaaatatttaaagaaaatcattttatgattttgggCCCATGAGTGTCTGCACTACCTGATTAATCGTAATAACGCCACTGATGATTGTGGTATGGTGATATAGCTTTTTATCTTGAttagataaatttatcatcattttataacattttatgtttatgtaagCATTTTTCCTCATTTAGTAAGTTTGCATAGGCACAAGAACAAGTGtacaacactataatatacattagtattaataactgcatcaaaacaaaaagataaaggcacataaataaattaaagggTCCTTACCGCTACAATGACCAACTATCAAATGACATCACTCAAAACtgtcaattttttcatttaaaaaaaatgtattaatgatgAATGAGAACTcgataaattgttttgaaatatattttgtataatttaaactcgatattttttacaatttatctaGCaccaaattattgatttattgataattgtaaTGATGaacgttaaaataaacaatcatataataaacaacttttattgacatattattataaaaataaatcaagttATCTCAAAACTAGTAATTGTGACGACGAATATTGATACTTAATGAAGAAAATAAGACAATTGCAAATTTTGTACTCATTATTAACTTAACCTTAATCGAATTAAGagatcgaaaataataataataatatcaaacagttttattataattgattttttttttttattattattaaatagcttACTTTTTGTACATCTATCATTCATTTGTTTGGCTTAAATATGATGTTGTAGGAACAAAacatcaaaattgtttttcaatgaATTAAACAGAATCAGAacacttaatacttaatagccaacaataataataaaaaaaaaacattgatcattttgtatttttgtccCTAACATAAATCACAAAAGGAAAAGTAacttaaacataatactttcctggtctataataataattaattattaatgtgagGTTTTTTGGGTTTTAATAAAAGGACATAAGAGTcggtcaaaaattatttaaacattttagaatatataatcaaCAATTGATAGAATATTGTGCCTAACCaatggattaaaaaaattatacaaaacaaaaaaaatagttataaaaaacttaattctattgatgaaatatgaataaattatattttttgaaagactcttataatatacaaattttaaatcgctcattgaaaaattattatgtttacaagTGAGAATTAttgaatgttattatacataatagtataaaaaaatagtagctAACATTTTTGTTCTAGTGAGTAATGAATTAAGTACAAGGTAGgagattttaaattgtgtggCTTGCTCtatagttattcaattaaatttgacaaaaatataaattactaccaATAATGTAAGTTATACATTCATTGAACTTTGAGGAAAcagaaaaattaagtttataaaagagggtcattcaaaaattatctaatagataaataaatttaaaaacttaataaaaactgttgatctcatataaattcatacaatttcattattaaaaaaatatattgttttatttttatttatattcattcaattaaaaaatttatatacctgATGAAAGtgctattaattaaatttttatatacataattttataatcaaggAAAATCTAATTTCAAGAGTTAGGGAATGgacaattatacattaaaaaaaaaaagaaaaattaatttacataatttttgaatgacaCCAAATAAAACTAACTTTTTGGTATcacagatttaataataaatttgacaaaaaatcTGAGGTACAAAAAGTacaatacagaaaaaaattatattaaactatgagAAATTTAACTATGTggctaataataattctatttgtAAAAGTTGTATTCttgaaacaaaacaaaattattgaaaatatgtcaTTTTTCAAGGGATAATATAAATGGGACATAAGCATTAGTACTTTTTGGTtagagaataaataatttagaaaaaatattaaagcagTCTGTTAATATGTACAACATTTAGTTAgtatgtacatacatataaacaagactatattaagttattttttttcaaaattaaaaaataaaaatagtatactcCAAATTCCTTTTCTCCAAATGTTCACATAATATCACATGTTGTAATAATCCTTTAGTATTCATGGACTATATTGtaagtattgttttttagtGTATAACTATGTGAAAACACATTttcatttcaatttaattctCTATCTTCTAGATACTTATACTCGAACGTAAAGCCTTCTTTTTTCCGTTGACCCCATTTTTCATAGTCAAAATAGATGTATGTGCcctagttaaataaaaaaattgttatgtatagaaaaatgtaaaatcagttttatttagaaatcaaACCTGTTCATAttcttcattaattaatttaggttCTTCGTGTCGCTGAAACCacatcatatattttgtatggaaTCTCcaactttgtttttttaatgccTTAGCAGCTAAATACTGTGCTTTAGACCCCTCCatgtaatagaatataaaaaaaagggaTTCTGTTGAAAGCCTCTGGAAAAATTCTAAACTATCTGAATGAGGGAGAGGTccctaaaacaaaaatatgtaaataaataaatattatattagtaattttaaaattattaaattacttgattataataatgaggTGTTGAACATGGATTTCGaggtaaatataactttattcgTTCAGAATCTGACGGATGAGGTAAATGTACAAAAGCGGACTCAAGCATTGTAAATTGAAATTGGTGGTCTTTAGAAAGTGGCACTGGACCTAGTGGAGCTACTCCTAATAAAGGAGAAATTGTAGCTTCAAACAAAACAGGTGCCTGTTGTGATGGTTGTTGCTGTAAGCTTAGATGACTacttgaattttgaactatgcTTGAACTCAAaccttcaaaataaaaattatatatttaaattacaataaacaatttttttcagtgtacaaaattaataatttaagatgttTACACTATTGGCAAACATGTAAAGCTTCAAGTTTCTGCTAACTAATGATAatcttacaatataattgttttttgtttccgttttgtaaaataattattttttttattaaaaatctttttgaatgcttgtatataattaaaataataattaattcatatttttatattggtcTGATCCCATATAATattccaataaataattaaataccttaCTAATCTTAAGATTAATACtgaagatattt
Protein-coding regions in this window:
- the LOC114123798 gene encoding cytoplasmic tRNA 2-thiolation protein 1, translated to MPVLCSAKCGKNAVLKRPKTGDTLCKECFYWAFELEIHSTITNGKLFKKGDVVAIAASGGKDSTVLAQVLKILNDRYNYELKLVLLSIDEGITGYRDDSLKTVQENKDEYQMPLKILSYEELYGWSMDKIVAEVGRKNNCTFCGVFRRQALDRGAMLLNVNCIATGHNADDIAETVLMNILRGDVARLQRCVNIITITEGTIPRCKPLKYTYEKEIVMYAYFKKLNYFSTECIFAPNAYRGYARTFLKDLERLKPSSIMDIIHSGETMCIKKNVKLPDIGVCTKCGFVSSQDICKACMLLEGLNRGLPKLGIGKSSKAHKALASLPDPKLLHF